In Vagococcus luciliae, one genomic interval encodes:
- a CDS encoding class II fructose-bisphosphate aldolase produces the protein MALVSATEMLKKAKEGKYAVGAFNTNNLEWTKAILKGAQESNSPVMIQTSMGAAKYMGGYQVCYDLVNDLIDSMGITVPVALHLDHGEYEDALKCIEIGYTSVMFDGSHLPFEENLEKAKDVVAKAHAKGVSVECEVGSIGGEEDGVIGSGELADPAECKAMSETGIDFLAAGIGNIHGSYPENWAGLSFDRLAEIAAVIDGKPMVLHGGSGIPLDQIQKAISLGVSKINVNTECQEVFAAATRKYIEEGKDLEGKGFDPRKLLAPGTTAVTELVKERIQWFGSNGKA, from the coding sequence ATGGCATTAGTATCAGCAACAGAAATGTTAAAAAAAGCTAAAGAGGGCAAATATGCAGTTGGTGCATTCAACACAAACAATTTAGAATGGACTAAAGCTATCCTAAAAGGTGCACAAGAATCTAATTCTCCAGTAATGATTCAAACTTCTATGGGTGCTGCAAAATATATGGGTGGCTACCAAGTATGTTACGATTTAGTTAACGACTTAATTGACTCAATGGGAATTACAGTTCCAGTAGCATTACACTTAGACCATGGTGAATACGAAGATGCATTAAAATGTATCGAAATTGGTTACACATCTGTAATGTTTGATGGTTCTCACTTACCATTTGAAGAAAACTTAGAAAAAGCAAAAGATGTTGTTGCTAAAGCTCATGCTAAAGGTGTTTCTGTAGAGTGTGAAGTTGGATCAATTGGTGGAGAAGAAGATGGTGTTATCGGTTCTGGTGAATTAGCAGATCCAGCTGAATGTAAAGCAATGTCTGAAACAGGAATTGATTTCTTAGCTGCAGGTATTGGTAATATTCATGGTTCTTACCCTGAAAACTGGGCTGGTTTAAGCTTTGATCGTTTAGCTGAAATTGCTGCAGTAATCGACGGTAAACCAATGGTATTACATGGTGGTTCTGGTATTCCATTAGATCAAATCCAAAAAGCAATCTCTTTAGGCGTATCAAAAATTAACGTTAATACTGAATGTCAAGAAGTATTTGCAGCTGCAACACGTAAATACATTGAAGAAGGCAAAGACTTAGAAGGTAAAGGATTTGACCCTCGTAAATTATTAGCTCCAGGTACTACTGCAGTAACTGAGTTAGTTAAAGAACGTATCCAATGGTTTGGATCAAACGGTAAAGCATAA
- the rho gene encoding transcription termination factor Rho — MRDYLTMGELEHKTLKEIYAYAKDFKIPYYSQMNKKELSLAVIRAQAEKQGFFMVEGVLDIVSNDGYGFLRPINYTPSKEDIYISSSQIRRFGLRNGDKVSGKARPPKESERYYGLMHVETVNGRNPEDAKQRPHFPALTALYPDSQIVLETTKTDLSTRMIDLFAPVGFGQRGLIVAPPKAGKTSVIKEIANGISKNYPDVELIVLLIDERPEEVTDIERSVDGEVVSSTFDQMPENHTRVVELVLDRALRLVEDKRDVVILMDSITRLARAYNLVIPPSGRTLSGGIDPAAFYKPKRFFGAARNIEEGGSLTILATALVDTGSRMDDVIYEEFKGTGNMELHLSRELSERRVFPAIDIKRSGTRREELLMSPEHLEEIWKLRRHMKGDSINATNQLLNFLKKTKNNTTFFESFKDVSFLKK; from the coding sequence ATGCGTGATTATTTAACAATGGGTGAATTAGAACATAAAACCCTAAAAGAAATTTATGCTTATGCAAAAGATTTTAAGATACCTTATTATAGTCAAATGAATAAAAAAGAATTATCATTGGCTGTCATTCGTGCGCAAGCAGAAAAACAAGGCTTTTTTATGGTAGAAGGTGTATTAGATATTGTATCAAATGATGGATATGGCTTTTTACGACCTATTAACTATACACCAAGTAAAGAAGATATCTATATTTCCTCATCACAAATTAGACGATTTGGATTACGAAACGGGGATAAAGTATCAGGAAAAGCAAGACCACCAAAAGAGAGCGAGCGTTATTATGGATTAATGCACGTTGAAACAGTTAATGGAAGAAATCCAGAAGATGCAAAACAACGCCCACACTTTCCTGCATTAACAGCTCTTTATCCGGATAGTCAAATTGTTTTAGAAACCACTAAAACAGATCTTTCTACACGAATGATAGACTTATTCGCACCGGTTGGTTTTGGCCAGAGAGGTCTAATTGTGGCACCACCAAAAGCTGGGAAAACAAGTGTCATTAAGGAAATTGCGAATGGCATTTCTAAAAATTATCCGGATGTTGAATTGATTGTGTTATTAATAGACGAACGACCTGAAGAAGTAACGGACATTGAAAGAAGTGTTGATGGAGAAGTGGTTTCTTCTACTTTTGATCAAATGCCTGAAAATCATACACGTGTCGTTGAGTTAGTCCTTGACAGAGCATTAAGGTTAGTTGAGGATAAACGTGATGTGGTGATTTTAATGGATAGTATTACGCGTTTGGCAAGAGCATACAACTTAGTTATACCACCAAGTGGACGCACACTCAGTGGGGGGATTGATCCTGCAGCATTTTATAAACCAAAACGTTTCTTTGGAGCTGCACGAAATATTGAAGAAGGCGGCAGCTTAACTATTCTAGCGACCGCTTTAGTTGATACAGGAAGTCGAATGGATGATGTTATCTATGAAGAATTCAAAGGAACAGGTAATATGGAGCTTCATCTATCTAGAGAGTTATCTGAAAGACGAGTATTTCCAGCGATTGATATCAAGCGATCTGGTACAAGACGTGAAGAATTGTTAATGTCACCTGAACATTTGGAAGAGATATGGAAATTACGCCGTCATATGAAAGGTGATTCAATTAACGCAACCAACCAGCTATTAAACTTTTTAAAGAAAACAAAGAATAATACGAC
- a CDS encoding UDP-N-acetylglucosamine 1-carboxyvinyltransferase: protein MKKLIINGGKKLKGTVTISGAKNSAVALIPAAILADTPVILEGVPDIKDVHSLKEILEIMGVKVTFDNHTMTIDPTNMVSIPMPSGKINSLRASYYFMGALLGKFGEGVVGLPGGCYLGPRPIDLHIKGFESLGAEVTTEHGATYLKSPNGLEGTRIYMDMVSIGATINVMLAAVKAKGRTVIENAAREPEIIDVATLLNNMGAKIRGAGTNELRIDGVTELKGCRHSIIPDRIEAGTYLSMAAAHGDGVVVQNVIYEHLESFISKLEEMGVPMTVREDSIEVHPAKNLKPINVTTVPYPGFATDLQQPITPLLLKANGKSIVTDTIYEQRVNHIPELVRMGANASIEGKMIVLNGQDDLELVGADVTASDLRAGACLVTAGIMASGTTRISNVDNILRGYDNIIDKLTNLGADIHMEEGTDKEG from the coding sequence ATGAAAAAATTAATTATAAATGGTGGAAAAAAATTAAAAGGCACGGTCACAATTAGTGGTGCTAAAAATAGTGCTGTTGCTTTAATCCCTGCAGCTATTTTAGCTGACACTCCTGTTATTTTAGAAGGAGTACCTGATATTAAGGATGTGCACTCTTTAAAAGAAATTTTAGAAATTATGGGTGTGAAAGTAACTTTTGATAATCATACCATGACAATTGATCCAACCAATATGGTATCCATACCAATGCCAAGTGGAAAAATTAATAGCTTACGTGCCTCATATTATTTTATGGGAGCTTTACTAGGTAAATTTGGTGAAGGTGTTGTTGGTCTTCCAGGTGGCTGTTATTTAGGACCAAGGCCTATCGATTTACATATCAAAGGGTTTGAATCACTTGGAGCTGAAGTAACAACTGAACATGGAGCAACTTACTTAAAATCACCAAATGGATTAGAAGGAACTCGCATATACATGGATATGGTCTCTATTGGAGCAACGATTAATGTCATGTTAGCTGCGGTAAAAGCAAAAGGTCGAACAGTTATTGAAAATGCCGCAAGAGAGCCTGAAATTATTGATGTGGCAACATTATTAAATAACATGGGAGCTAAAATTCGTGGCGCTGGTACGAATGAACTTCGGATTGATGGTGTGACAGAATTAAAAGGATGTCGTCATTCAATTATTCCAGATCGTATCGAAGCAGGGACTTATTTATCAATGGCAGCTGCTCATGGTGATGGTGTTGTAGTCCAAAATGTTATTTATGAGCATTTAGAAAGTTTTATCTCAAAATTAGAAGAAATGGGTGTGCCAATGACTGTTCGTGAAGATAGTATTGAAGTACATCCAGCTAAAAACCTAAAACCAATCAACGTTACAACGGTTCCTTATCCAGGATTTGCTACAGATTTGCAACAGCCTATTACCCCCCTATTATTAAAAGCCAATGGAAAAAGTATTGTGACAGATACTATTTATGAACAGCGAGTCAATCATATTCCAGAATTAGTCCGCATGGGAGCAAACGCAAGTATTGAAGGAAAAATGATCGTATTAAATGGTCAAGATGATTTAGAGCTTGTAGGAGCAGACGTTACGGCGAGTGATTTACGTGCAGGTGCTTGTTTGGTAACTGCTGGTATCATGGCAAGCGGAACAACTCGTATTTCTAATGTGGATAATATTTTACGTGGGTATGATAATATCATTGATAAATTAACAAATCTAGGTGCTGATATCCATATGGAAGAAGGCACGGATAAAGAGGGATAA